The Triticum aestivum cultivar Chinese Spring chromosome 7B, IWGSC CS RefSeq v2.1, whole genome shotgun sequence genome window below encodes:
- the LOC123160111 gene encoding hydroquinone glucosyltransferase-like, with the protein MAAAPHVVILTSSGAGHVLPVSELTKRLTLHHGFTVTVVTYASLSSPGHSSPLASLPPGVSVAVLLEVSLSDLPADAHLMTRILTVINRALPQLRDILRSLLDLPAGITAFMTDMLCPAALAVGKEMGLPGYVFYTSSLMSLLSLLYTPELSRTTTCECRDLPEPVMLPGCVPLHGADLVEPVQNRSDPVYELMIDLGLNYLLAEGFIVNTMDALEHQTLVAFKELSDKGVYPPAYAVGPFTRRRCPDSDEVKHSSLRWLDNQPDGSVLYVSFGSGGTLSTVQTAELAAGLEASGQRFLWVVHHPNDKDSSAAYLGTATTDADPLSYLPDGFIKRMNRTGLLVPLWAPQVEILNHVAVGGFMSHGGWNSTLESMAAGVPMLAWPLYAEQRMNAVMLSSNRVGLALWKRPPLGKDGAVVPREEVAALVRELMEGEKGAAARKKAGHLRDEAEIASAPGGPQDRALAVLAGMVSLHRKSHGE; encoded by the coding sequence ATGGCAGCGGCGCCGCACGTCGTCATCCTCACGAGCTCCGGCGCGGGCCACGTCCTCCCGGTGTCAGAGCTGACGAAGCGCCTCACCCTGCACCATGGCTTCACCGTCACCGTCGTTACTTACGCCAGCCTGTCCTCGCCGGGCcactcctcgccgctcgcctcccTCCCGCCGGGCGTCTCCGTCGCCGTGCTCCTGGAGGTGTCCCTCAGCGACCTCCCTGCCGACGCGCACTTGATGACCCGCATCCTCACCGTCATCAACCGCGCTCTGCCACAGCTACGCGACATACTACGCTCCCTCCTCGACCTCCCGGCGGGGATCACCGCCTTCATGACCGACATGCTCTGCCCCGCGGCGCTCGCCGTCGGCAAGGAGATGGGTCTGCCTGGGTACGTCTTCTACACCTCCAGCCTCATGTCGCTGTTATCGTTGCTCTACACGCCGGAGCTCTCCAGGACCACCACCTGCGAGTGTCGCGACCTCCCGGAGCCCGTGATGCTCCCGGGGTGCGTGCCGCTGCACGGTGCCGATCTCGTCGAACCCGTCCAGAACCGCTCCGATCCGGTGTACGAGCTCATGATCGACCTGGGGCTCAACTACCTCCTCGCGGAAGGCTTCATCGTCAACACCATGGACGCGTTGGAGCACCAGACGCTGGTGGCGTTCAAAGAGTTGTCTGACAAGGGTGTGTACCCTCCGGCGTACGCTGTGGGTCCATTCACCCGGCGGCGGTGCCCCGACTCCGACGAGGTCAAGCACAGCTCCTTGCGGTGGCTGGACAACCAGCCAGACGGCTCGGTCTTGTACGTGTCCTTCGGCAGCGGCGGCACGCTGTCCACGGTGCAGACGGCCGAGCTGGCGGCTGGGCTGGAGGCGAGCGGGCAGAGGTTCCTCTgggtggtgcaccaccccaacgACAAGGACAGCAGCGCGGCCTACCTCGGCACTGCCACTACCGATGCCGACCCGCTGAGCTATCTGCCCGACGGGTTCATCAAGAGGATGAACCGTACAGGGCTCCTTGTGCCACTGTGGGCGCCGCAGGTGGAGATCCTTAACCATGTCGCCGTGGGAGGGTTCATGTCTCATGGCGGATGGAACTCCACGCTGGAGAGCATGGCGGCGGGCGTGCCGATGTTGGCGTGGCCGCTGTACGCCGAGCAGAGGATGAACGCGGTGATGCTGTCGTCGAATCGGGTGGGCTTGGCGTTGTGGAAGAGGCCTCCCCTCGGTAAGGACGGAGCGGTTGTCCcgcgggaggaggtggcggcgctggTCAGAGAGCTTATGGAAGGGGAGAAGGGCGCCGCGGCGCGGAAAAAGGCCGGTCACCTCCGGGATGAGGCCGAGATTGCTTCGGCGCCGGGTGGGCCGCAGGATCGAGCTCTCGCGGTACTGGCTGGCATGGTTTCCTTGCATCGGAAGAGCCACGGTGAGTAA